The following are encoded together in the Cheilinus undulatus linkage group 3, ASM1832078v1, whole genome shotgun sequence genome:
- the LOC121507257 gene encoding limbin-like isoform X3: MLLVHFNAKTVTIWLFFLDIQVSCLLLPPLHYRLCHNVTRRDTDDVLEYSAGHQPCYDCTSQDTSWYTTLPPPSLMDKQESCSKNHRRQDDPDEKLKEMALEWMDGKMEFNFPKLFSSEDPISSSAPAGPRGHYFYSTLTSMSNMLHLRRGRSTLTRIHPGHALPQVQSVTPPSAFGVRFHKCAQVKLDTDPPLLTFFLLIYNTGPAGGTNLSQVAIRDSVSGIVLQETEGRVVERGYQTFAIDSLSAGSNISVNYTAKIRSHKSEVLDLPAFLTFSNASQNDVSMFGPLKANLTLRVNSTDRRNRGDSDHEYADCNMSETIKEEAMFEDKMVDIMVLEDPQNMYQALENLEMSTLLHATNNLENIRIQIYKDVMSSLLSGLRSSGQAQQRLLSVLHGQLLGMEGRLKEERGARMAALASRCNLETREEMEAEHCREAAKKAQAELLCQHADQQELLHCSVLLEKLHKLSQSQLQHILLVRHEEASAKVQRQIIEWRRVELHKIFSEELEEATRIGELEKSTTKSLQHDYFTCQDQLEEVLDVVLANQRYMLSERHAQRKFLVHSLHSLNGLISDTFSSTSSSLDSWFTHIRRGRTVPAEQIEQLQEKSQKELVMVKQRMDEALSQERRAMRCGLIKKRRELISDMLQGHKQRQKDLSGLSKGLGGRIDIAQHLHCWQNLLTAQCLELAELINNLDEEAAADIRKVTMRVIQGAITDLKAIQPSANQALLSLLPPGAQHSLTQVEPELGAGQGANSLLQGQEKLHQEGKAALHTLQSTREALREAMERELKEQREIRANCRDFFSCLCLSQLTFSEDDQLRMKLEFQKSFSVMDRSLVLPHAVSRTKLHTALAARRKESEQKTNMQSKGKTSETRQKTDTTDLQLFQKRLEEQIKLFEKEKEMEEGVMDKVMEEMQSERVEELRSQGDSLAVQLETIHYQKAERRTKVLETSRAMLTLHSLLIQQIRERKSPEKQEMAHIIQSHCMGLEEAEQQHLKEKAELDGQRLCKSNAGSSPTQSDDSDEQEEESKEERLYQLQQDCRMSSILQEALYKYEEVNSVLAERLQETTAKNQATEYLREQMELRRLYAHCDQDLDFASRLVKQSQIPAEALLEALRLLLPTLPESELLSITDALYPKQHPVSSSAEQEHTGGVVGSNGRLPIKLREDVVHKNMINTPTCAVDTERLQERRQSLLEKLLMRSLRSVPRDAAPLLVKEKGQEDSLHEVQRAIYNLHMPKDWEQHGDPAKQRVVDRTNDAVYLTAEGDKMPLNVPAAGERLFVFRDPPEFSGHVGAPTRKRKRNFLNFKKSSVAPSNLP, encoded by the exons ATGCTTCTGGTACACTTCAACGCGAAGACGGTCACgatttggttgtttttcttgGATATCCAAGTGTCATGTTTGCTCCTGCCTCCGTTACATTACCGTTTGTGTCACAATGTAACCCGACGTGACACCGACGATGTGTTGGAGTACAGTGCTGGACATCAGCCGTGTTATGACTGTACATCTCAGGATACATCATGGTACACAACACTACCACCTCCTTCTCTGATGGACAAACAGGAG AGCTGTTCCAAGAACCATCGGAGACAGGATGACCCAGATGAGAAACTAAAAGAAATGGCATTGGAGTGGATGGACg GTAAAATGGAATTCAACTTTCCCAAGTTGTTTTCTTCAGAGGACCCAATATCTTCTTCAGCTCCTGCTGGTCCACGGGGACACTACTTTTACTCCACATTGACCTCCATGTCAAACATGTTGCACCTCAGGAGAGGAAGAAGCACACTCACCAGAATccacccaggtcatgctctgccTCAG gttcAGAGTGTAACACCTCCATCTGCATTTGGGGTCAGGTTTCATAAGTGTGCACAG GTTAAGTTGGACACTGATCCTCCTCTGCTGACATTCTTCCTTCTGATTTATAACACGGGTCCAGCTGGTGGCACCAACCTGTCTCAAGTGGCTATCCGGGACTCTGTCTCTGGAATAGTGCTCCAAGAGACTGAAGGCAGAGTGGTGGAAAGAGGCTATCAGACATTTGCTATAGATTCACTGTCTG ctGGCTCCAATATAAGTGTCAATTATACTGCTAAAATAAGGAGTCATAAGAGTGAAGTCCTGGACCTTCCAGCTTTTCTCACCTTTTCTAATGCCTCACAG AACGATGTGAGTATGTTTGGTCCGTTAAAAGCTAATCTAACCTTGAGGGTGAATTCCACTGACAGA AGAAACAGAGGGGATTCAGACCATGAGTATGCAGACTGCAACATGAGTGAGACAATAAAGGAAGAGGCAATGTTTGAGGACAAGATGGTGGACATCATGGTGCTGGAAGATCCCCAGAACATGTACCAGGCTTTGGAAAA CCTTGAAATGTCTACACTGCTGCATGCCACCAATAACCTGGAGAATATTCGGATTCAGATCTACAAGGACGTGATGTCGTCTCTGCTGAGCGGCCTGCGATCCAGTGGCCAGGCCCAGCAGAGGCTGCTCAGTGTACTTCACGGACAGCTGCTTGGCATGGAGGGTCGGCTCAAAGAGGAGCGAGGGGCTCGAATGGCTGCCCTCGCCAGCCGGTGCAATCTGGAGACTCGGGAAGAGATGGAGGCAGAACACTGCAGAGAAGCTGCTAAAAAGGCCCAGGCTGAGCTGCTTTGTCAACATGCAGACCAGCAG GAGCTCCTCCACTGCAGTGTCCTCTTGGAGAAGCTGCACAAGCTGAGCCAGAGTCAGCTTCAGCACATCCTGTTGGTCCGGCATGAGGAGGCCTCAGCCAAGGTCCAGAGACAGATCATAGAGTGGCGCCGCGTGGAGTTGCACAAGATTTTCTctgaggagctggaggaggccACCAGGATTGGTGAGCTGGAGAAAAGTACAACAAAGAGTCTTCAGCATGATTACTTCACCTGCCAA GATCAGCTTGAGGAAGTGCTGGATGTTGTCCTTGCTAACCAGCGCTATATGCTCTCTGAGCGCCATGCTCAGAGGAAGTTCTTGGTGCACAGCCTTCACAGCCTCAATGGTCTGATTTCTGACACCTTCTCCAGCACCTCCAGCAGTTTGGACAGCTGGTTCACTCACATCAGGAG GGGGAGAACTGTGCCTGCAGAGCAGATAGAACAGCTACAGGAGAAGTCCCAGAAGGAGCTGGTGATGGTGAAGCAGAGAATGGATGAGGCTCTGAGCCAGGAGAGGAGGGCAATGCGCTGTGGACTTATTAAGAAGAGACGGGAGCTTATCTCTGATATG CTACAGGGCCACAAACAGCGACAAAAGGATCTATCAGGCCTTTCTAAAGGTCTGGGGGGAAGGATAGATATCGCTCAGCACCTGCACTGTTGGCAGAACTTACTGACAGCTCAGTGTCTGGAGCTGGCAGAGCTCATCAACAACCTGGATGAGGAGGCTGCTGCTGACATCCGCAAG GTGACCATGCGTGTGATTCAGGGTGCCATAACAGATCTCAAAGCCATCCAGCCCTCTGCTAACCAGGCTCTGCTATCATTGTTGCCCCCAGGGGCGCAGCATTCCCTGACGCAGGTAGAACCAGAGCTAGGAGCAGGACAAGGGGCGAACAGTCTCCTACAGGGCCAGGAAAAGTTGCATCAGGAAGGAAAGGCAGCTTTGCACACTCTTCAGAGTACCAGGGAGGCTCTGAGAGAAGCTATGGAGAGAGAGCtgaaggagcagagagagatCAGGGCAAATTGCAGAGATTTCTTCAG TTGCTTATGTTTGTCTCAGTTAACTTTTTCTGAGGATGACCAGCTCAGGATGAAACTTGAGTTTcagaagtctttttctgtgatGGACCGCAGTCTGGTGCTGCCCCACGCTGTCTCCAGAACCAAACTGCACACTGCTCTGGCAGCTAGGAGGAAGGAGAGCGAGCAAAAG ACAAATATGCAATCCAAGGGGAAAACCAGCGAGaccagacagaaaacagacacaACTGACCTGCAGCTTTTCCAGAAAAGACTTGAGGAGCAGATCAAACTGTtcgagaaagagaaagagatggAGGAAGGTGTCATGGATAAG GTAATGGAGGAGATGCAAAGTGAGAGAGTGGAAGAGCTGCGTTCTCAGGGAGACAGTCTAGCAGTGCAGTTGGAAACAATTCACTACCAGAAGGCTGAGAGGAGGACCAAAGTGTTAGAGACGTCTAGAGCCATGCTCACTCTGCACAGCCTGCTCATCCAGCAgatcagagagagaaagagcccGGAGAAACAGGAGATGGCCCACATTATACAGAGCCACTGCATG GGCCTAGAGGAGGCAGAACAACAACATCTGAAGGAGAAGGCAGAATTAGATGGCCAAAGATTGTGCAAGTCCAATGCAGGATCAAGTCCAACACAGAGTGATGACTCTGACGAGCAAGAGGAGGAGAGCAAGGAGGAGAGACTTTATCAGCTGCAGCAGGACTGCAGGATGTCATCCATCCTCCAGGAGGCACTCTATAAGTATGAAGAGGTTAACTCTGTGTTGGCTGAGAG GTTACAAGAAACGACTGCCAAAAATCAAGCCACGGAATATTTGAGAGAACAAATGGAGCTCAGGAGACTTTATGCACACTGTGACCAG GATCTGGATTTTGCATCTCGGCTGGTGAAGCAGAGTCAGATCCCTGCTGAGGCTCTCCTAGAGGCCCTGCGCCTCCTCCTCCCCACCCTGCCTGAGAGTGAACTCCTCTCCATCACTGATGCACTCTACCCCAAACAGCATCCTGTTTCATCATCTGCAGAGCAGGAACACACAGG GGGTGTTGTGGGGTCAAACGGGCGCCTTCCTATCAAACTGAGAGAAGACGTGGtgcataaaaatatgataaatacgCCAACCTGCGCTGTGGACACAGAGAG GCTCCAGGAAAGGAGGCAAAGTTTGTTGGAAAAGCTGCTCATGAGGTCCCTGCGCTCGGTTCCTAGAGACGCAGCACCTTTGCTGGTTAAAGAGAAAGGACAGGAGGACAGTCTTCATGAAGTACAGCGAGCTATTTATAACCTACATATGCCTAAAGACTGGGAGCAGCATGGTGACCCTGCAAAACAGAGAGTAGTGGACAGGACGAATGATGCAGTATACCTCACAGCAGAGGGAGACAAGATGCCACTGAACGTCCCTGCTGCTGGAGAGAGGTTGTTTGTGTTTCGGGATCCACCTGAGTTCAGTGGCCATGTGGGTGCACCGACAAGGAAACGGAAAAGAAACTTCCTCAATTTTAAGAAAAGCTCTGTGGCTCCATCAAACCTACCTTAA
- the LOC121507257 gene encoding limbin-like isoform X2 has translation MLLVHFNAKTVTIWLFFLDIQVSCLLLPPLHYRLCHNVTRRDTDDVLEYSAGHQPCYDCTSQDTSWYTTLPPPSLMDKQESCSKNHRRQDDPDEKLKEMALEWMDEDPISSSAPAGPRGHYFYSTLTSMSNMLHLRRGRSTLTRIHPGHALPQVQSVTPPSAFGVRFHKCAQVKLDTDPPLLTFFLLIYNTGPAGGTNLSQVAIRDSVSGIVLQETEGRVVERGYQTFAIDSLSAGSNISVNYTAKIRSHKSEVLDLPAFLTFSNASQNDVSMFGPLKANLTLRVNSTDRIFPNHGVHFAGFVAGLFVTLALLSLGFLAMSLIGPRSRLSLLHQRRNRGDSDHEYADCNMSETIKEEAMFEDKMVDIMVLEDPQNMYQALENLEMSTLLHATNNLENIRIQIYKDVMSSLLSGLRSSGQAQQRLLSVLHGQLLGMEGRLKEERGARMAALASRCNLETREEMEAEHCREAAKKAQAELLCQHADQQELLHCSVLLEKLHKLSQSQLQHILLVRHEEASAKVQRQIIEWRRVELHKIFSEELEEATRIGELEKSTTKSLQHDYFTCQDQLEEVLDVVLANQRYMLSERHAQRKFLVHSLHSLNGLISDTFSSTSSSLDSWFTHIRRGRTVPAEQIEQLQEKSQKELVMVKQRMDEALSQERRAMRCGLIKKRRELISDMLQGHKQRQKDLSGLSKGLGGRIDIAQHLHCWQNLLTAQCLELAELINNLDEEAAADIRKVTMRVIQGAITDLKAIQPSANQALLSLLPPGAQHSLTQVEPELGAGQGANSLLQGQEKLHQEGKAALHTLQSTREALREAMERELKEQREIRANCRDFFSCLCLSQLTFSEDDQLRMKLEFQKSFSVMDRSLVLPHAVSRTKLHTALAARRKESEQKTNMQSKGKTSETRQKTDTTDLQLFQKRLEEQIKLFEKEKEMEEGVMDKVMEEMQSERVEELRSQGDSLAVQLETIHYQKAERRTKVLETSRAMLTLHSLLIQQIRERKSPEKQEMAHIIQSHCMGLEEAEQQHLKEKAELDGQRLCKSNAGSSPTQSDDSDEQEEESKEERLYQLQQDCRMSSILQEALYKYEEVNSVLAERLQETTAKNQATEYLREQMELRRLYAHCDQDLDFASRLVKQSQIPAEALLEALRLLLPTLPESELLSITDALYPKQHPVSSSAEQEHTGGVVGSNGRLPIKLREDVVHKNMINTPTCAVDTERLQERRQSLLEKLLMRSLRSVPRDAAPLLVKEKGQEDSLHEVQRAIYNLHMPKDWEQHGDPAKQRVVDRTNDAVYLTAEGDKMPLNVPAAGERLFVFRDPPEFSGHVGAPTRKRKRNFLNFKKSSVAPSNLP, from the exons ATGCTTCTGGTACACTTCAACGCGAAGACGGTCACgatttggttgtttttcttgGATATCCAAGTGTCATGTTTGCTCCTGCCTCCGTTACATTACCGTTTGTGTCACAATGTAACCCGACGTGACACCGACGATGTGTTGGAGTACAGTGCTGGACATCAGCCGTGTTATGACTGTACATCTCAGGATACATCATGGTACACAACACTACCACCTCCTTCTCTGATGGACAAACAGGAG AGCTGTTCCAAGAACCATCGGAGACAGGATGACCCAGATGAGAAACTAAAAGAAATGGCATTGGAGTGGATGGACg AGGACCCAATATCTTCTTCAGCTCCTGCTGGTCCACGGGGACACTACTTTTACTCCACATTGACCTCCATGTCAAACATGTTGCACCTCAGGAGAGGAAGAAGCACACTCACCAGAATccacccaggtcatgctctgccTCAG gttcAGAGTGTAACACCTCCATCTGCATTTGGGGTCAGGTTTCATAAGTGTGCACAG GTTAAGTTGGACACTGATCCTCCTCTGCTGACATTCTTCCTTCTGATTTATAACACGGGTCCAGCTGGTGGCACCAACCTGTCTCAAGTGGCTATCCGGGACTCTGTCTCTGGAATAGTGCTCCAAGAGACTGAAGGCAGAGTGGTGGAAAGAGGCTATCAGACATTTGCTATAGATTCACTGTCTG ctGGCTCCAATATAAGTGTCAATTATACTGCTAAAATAAGGAGTCATAAGAGTGAAGTCCTGGACCTTCCAGCTTTTCTCACCTTTTCTAATGCCTCACAG AACGATGTGAGTATGTTTGGTCCGTTAAAAGCTAATCTAACCTTGAGGGTGAATTCCACTGACAGA atttttccaAACCATGGGGTCCATTTTGCTGGATTTGTTGCGGGCTTATTTGTCACGCTGGCGCTGTTGTCTCTGGGATTTCTGGCCATGAGCCTGATTGGTCCCAGAAGCAGGCTGAGCCTTCTGCACCAAAGG AGAAACAGAGGGGATTCAGACCATGAGTATGCAGACTGCAACATGAGTGAGACAATAAAGGAAGAGGCAATGTTTGAGGACAAGATGGTGGACATCATGGTGCTGGAAGATCCCCAGAACATGTACCAGGCTTTGGAAAA CCTTGAAATGTCTACACTGCTGCATGCCACCAATAACCTGGAGAATATTCGGATTCAGATCTACAAGGACGTGATGTCGTCTCTGCTGAGCGGCCTGCGATCCAGTGGCCAGGCCCAGCAGAGGCTGCTCAGTGTACTTCACGGACAGCTGCTTGGCATGGAGGGTCGGCTCAAAGAGGAGCGAGGGGCTCGAATGGCTGCCCTCGCCAGCCGGTGCAATCTGGAGACTCGGGAAGAGATGGAGGCAGAACACTGCAGAGAAGCTGCTAAAAAGGCCCAGGCTGAGCTGCTTTGTCAACATGCAGACCAGCAG GAGCTCCTCCACTGCAGTGTCCTCTTGGAGAAGCTGCACAAGCTGAGCCAGAGTCAGCTTCAGCACATCCTGTTGGTCCGGCATGAGGAGGCCTCAGCCAAGGTCCAGAGACAGATCATAGAGTGGCGCCGCGTGGAGTTGCACAAGATTTTCTctgaggagctggaggaggccACCAGGATTGGTGAGCTGGAGAAAAGTACAACAAAGAGTCTTCAGCATGATTACTTCACCTGCCAA GATCAGCTTGAGGAAGTGCTGGATGTTGTCCTTGCTAACCAGCGCTATATGCTCTCTGAGCGCCATGCTCAGAGGAAGTTCTTGGTGCACAGCCTTCACAGCCTCAATGGTCTGATTTCTGACACCTTCTCCAGCACCTCCAGCAGTTTGGACAGCTGGTTCACTCACATCAGGAG GGGGAGAACTGTGCCTGCAGAGCAGATAGAACAGCTACAGGAGAAGTCCCAGAAGGAGCTGGTGATGGTGAAGCAGAGAATGGATGAGGCTCTGAGCCAGGAGAGGAGGGCAATGCGCTGTGGACTTATTAAGAAGAGACGGGAGCTTATCTCTGATATG CTACAGGGCCACAAACAGCGACAAAAGGATCTATCAGGCCTTTCTAAAGGTCTGGGGGGAAGGATAGATATCGCTCAGCACCTGCACTGTTGGCAGAACTTACTGACAGCTCAGTGTCTGGAGCTGGCAGAGCTCATCAACAACCTGGATGAGGAGGCTGCTGCTGACATCCGCAAG GTGACCATGCGTGTGATTCAGGGTGCCATAACAGATCTCAAAGCCATCCAGCCCTCTGCTAACCAGGCTCTGCTATCATTGTTGCCCCCAGGGGCGCAGCATTCCCTGACGCAGGTAGAACCAGAGCTAGGAGCAGGACAAGGGGCGAACAGTCTCCTACAGGGCCAGGAAAAGTTGCATCAGGAAGGAAAGGCAGCTTTGCACACTCTTCAGAGTACCAGGGAGGCTCTGAGAGAAGCTATGGAGAGAGAGCtgaaggagcagagagagatCAGGGCAAATTGCAGAGATTTCTTCAG TTGCTTATGTTTGTCTCAGTTAACTTTTTCTGAGGATGACCAGCTCAGGATGAAACTTGAGTTTcagaagtctttttctgtgatGGACCGCAGTCTGGTGCTGCCCCACGCTGTCTCCAGAACCAAACTGCACACTGCTCTGGCAGCTAGGAGGAAGGAGAGCGAGCAAAAG ACAAATATGCAATCCAAGGGGAAAACCAGCGAGaccagacagaaaacagacacaACTGACCTGCAGCTTTTCCAGAAAAGACTTGAGGAGCAGATCAAACTGTtcgagaaagagaaagagatggAGGAAGGTGTCATGGATAAG GTAATGGAGGAGATGCAAAGTGAGAGAGTGGAAGAGCTGCGTTCTCAGGGAGACAGTCTAGCAGTGCAGTTGGAAACAATTCACTACCAGAAGGCTGAGAGGAGGACCAAAGTGTTAGAGACGTCTAGAGCCATGCTCACTCTGCACAGCCTGCTCATCCAGCAgatcagagagagaaagagcccGGAGAAACAGGAGATGGCCCACATTATACAGAGCCACTGCATG GGCCTAGAGGAGGCAGAACAACAACATCTGAAGGAGAAGGCAGAATTAGATGGCCAAAGATTGTGCAAGTCCAATGCAGGATCAAGTCCAACACAGAGTGATGACTCTGACGAGCAAGAGGAGGAGAGCAAGGAGGAGAGACTTTATCAGCTGCAGCAGGACTGCAGGATGTCATCCATCCTCCAGGAGGCACTCTATAAGTATGAAGAGGTTAACTCTGTGTTGGCTGAGAG GTTACAAGAAACGACTGCCAAAAATCAAGCCACGGAATATTTGAGAGAACAAATGGAGCTCAGGAGACTTTATGCACACTGTGACCAG GATCTGGATTTTGCATCTCGGCTGGTGAAGCAGAGTCAGATCCCTGCTGAGGCTCTCCTAGAGGCCCTGCGCCTCCTCCTCCCCACCCTGCCTGAGAGTGAACTCCTCTCCATCACTGATGCACTCTACCCCAAACAGCATCCTGTTTCATCATCTGCAGAGCAGGAACACACAGG GGGTGTTGTGGGGTCAAACGGGCGCCTTCCTATCAAACTGAGAGAAGACGTGGtgcataaaaatatgataaatacgCCAACCTGCGCTGTGGACACAGAGAG GCTCCAGGAAAGGAGGCAAAGTTTGTTGGAAAAGCTGCTCATGAGGTCCCTGCGCTCGGTTCCTAGAGACGCAGCACCTTTGCTGGTTAAAGAGAAAGGACAGGAGGACAGTCTTCATGAAGTACAGCGAGCTATTTATAACCTACATATGCCTAAAGACTGGGAGCAGCATGGTGACCCTGCAAAACAGAGAGTAGTGGACAGGACGAATGATGCAGTATACCTCACAGCAGAGGGAGACAAGATGCCACTGAACGTCCCTGCTGCTGGAGAGAGGTTGTTTGTGTTTCGGGATCCACCTGAGTTCAGTGGCCATGTGGGTGCACCGACAAGGAAACGGAAAAGAAACTTCCTCAATTTTAAGAAAAGCTCTGTGGCTCCATCAAACCTACCTTAA